In Ptiloglossa arizonensis isolate GNS036 chromosome 6, iyPtiAriz1_principal, whole genome shotgun sequence, the DNA window TGAAAGCAAGAAACGCAAAAGGTGAGGTACTTCGATGTTACGAACTCGATTTATAACAATATTATTGTCTCTAGGAAGAATTGGGCAGAACAAAAGTGCCATGATTCGAAACAGGGAATAAGCTGGACCGAATGTTGGACGTGCTTAAATGATCAGGAGGTGAGAGCTTTGTTTTTTAAAATCGAAACACGTACATATGTAcagaatcgaatcgttcgacgttgTCCGctgtatttttaaattctcgGTTAGAAATAAACAAGACGATATTGCACTCGCGTGGAGTTATAATACGCGAAAGgggtcgatatctcggttactatcgattctatcgaaaatgtttgaaatttccaaatttaattcTCAACGACTTTTGTTACGTATATTAACGCTGTGAaaacgattacaaaggaattatCGTACATTAACGTACACAGATAAAAacacaaaatgtaaaatttctctctgtgaaatcgttcgaacgattttatgCTACATTAAACGATTCCGCGGAaagaattttgatattttgtGTTTTTATCTAGATGCGTTAATCGCAATACTGCACACTTCCGGTGATTAATCATTAGTAATTTCGCGCTACGAAAATAACGACAAGACTTTCGCGGGTGAATTCCAAAAGAGTATAATTCCTTTgccaatttcaaattttaattgttttaacaCGCGAGCATGTATACATTGCACTTTAGATGAAAATACTTGTCAACGCGATATCGCAATTGTATATCCGTATAGTTTGCAGCTCGAGCTCGTGATTTACATTCTAATATTTTGCAACTCGAGCACGTCATTTCGCGTCTCAATATTTTGCAACAGGAGCTCGCGATTTTATACCCTAATATTTTGCAACACGAGCTCGGGATTAAAAATCCTTGTTGATTTGCAACGTGAGCCGATTTGCATTCAACGATGTGTTCCCTGTACCAGCGTCTCGTTAGGAGTGTTACATTCAAAATGGTCAGACGCTGCGATTTCATTATCGTAAGCATGTACGGCTTATCGCTCGTTTTGGTCTGAAACGTGCGATCCGTACtaaacaattaaaataatttgtatcgTGTTTGATAATGCTTATCCCTTCGATATTTTGTATTCTTTCATCGAATTAAAGGATTCTAGTACTCGTATATTCTGTTATCCTTTTATTTTGCCGAGAAATTACACGTTGTTGAAAGTGACAACTATTTAAAACATTTATCGAATCAAACGTTTCAGTCAGACTATATAAGTCAGCCTATGTCTGAACAAATATACCACGCTGTCAACatattctacgttcctttcaACTCAGGAttgttatttctttcttcgtattataCAATTTGCGTTTCAAATCAAGTCAATAGTaccactttttcttttttgtagaaTTACAAAGTTTCTTTCTTGTACGGTAAAATTTACCATCTATTAATTAGAAGATCGTGAGAGcgctataaaaatatttcaacgtgtTCGAAACTCTTTTAAACGCATTTCGTTGTTGTATTGTTACAGCTTGAAACGCTTCAATTGTGCGAGATTGTATAAAGAAATTATGATGTTtacatttcaaaatttttaaagttGCGACAATGGTTGATTTTCGATAGAGTTCAAATGAATTTCTTCTTCTTGGTATAACGCACCGCGGtattatttgtaaacattttatcgtcGATATCGTGCGGCCAATTACTAAAACGATAAACAACGTGAATCATCGAGCAAAATGTATTTCGGAACGAATACACTTCAACAACACGTTGTTTTAGTTCGAAGTCGACATTCTACTAATTGTTAATGGTAATCGATGCTTGAACAAGTCTCGTCGCAAGGACCAAGTAAATTGATTTAAAAACGCGTTCGTTTTTTGCAACAACGTCCTTCAAAGCGATTCAGAATTAACATACTCCGAACATAAACACCAATTctgaaacaaaacgaaaataaCATAGTGAAAAAATGAAACAGCCTTTCACATTCTGTCCCTTAATTATGTTGAATTTCGTAAAAACGGGTCGCTAAAAATgttgtatttaatttattcaatttacgcGACCAGTTTGCAAAGCAacggaataaataaacatacgaTAGCTTAGGCTCATAAACATCgtacttttttattttacaatactgTTAAATATAACATGTTACTTGtttgaatgtaaataattacgcGAAATTCGATATGCCATTGGTTAGAAATCATCCATTTATAAAGTTTGGGTATTCATTTATATTGTAGAAcaataaagataaaatatttgaaaaattattgttaatatcgttaatataaaatatcgttAACGTAAGTGATACCATGTTTTTGTAATCTTATCGCAAAAAAACAATTATGGTtgatgttaaataaaaaaatttagtaaaaaaGAAATCCGCCCAACGTGGGGCTCGAACCCACGACCCTGAGATTAAGAGTCTCATGCTCTACCGACTGAGCTAGCCGGGCTTCTTGAAgatacatttaaaaatgtttcttttatataatttataatataattatttaaataaaggtACTTGTAtcaagtaaacgtataacgtttttatTACGTGTAAATCTAAAATAACATAAACATCTAATAATATAAGAAATAgataaagtataatttattaaaatgtatgCTTTTATGTTACGATATTTATTCATACACGAACAATCCATTTAGAAATTGAACAACAGTCCACTATTTAATGTGGTTTAAAGTTGATTTAGGAGTAACTTTAACGATTCCTTTTCATTTGTCATTTAGAATCGATTTTACTGAATCTGGAGATTGATTATACTTAGCCCACacattcgttttaattttcttcgtataTTGTAAATACTATAAAACTATTACTGTCGCAACATTATCGGCTTTATTGTTTCatatgaaaattgtaaataattgtccTATATTTTGCACACACGATTTAAAAAACTTGGACACATTACCACAGATATATGAGTGGCGCTAGACTTGATCTAACTTTTCATTGGTACAATTCCGATTGGTGATGTGCATTGTACCAATCAAAAAGCAGAACACGTTGAACGTCATTTGTTCTTTTCTACTAGTGCGACAGATCATTTACGGTAACTGTAGTAAAGTCGTTTAGTGTGCCCCGAGTTTGAAACAGGGTTTGAATTCGGGCATTAACACGTGTTTCTGCATAGAAGAATATTaaggtttatttttttgttataaatatCATTGTCTGATGCGTGGTTGAGTGATAACTAAAATGCCACGCTCTACAAAAGATTCGGATGAGGAGATAGACGTAAAAGCtggtttgtatttttcattttttgggTTGTATGCGCACGCGGTTCAGTTGGTCATCGACTGTAACGGTCGATTCGGCATCGATTATCACACTTTCATCAGCTCAAGAACGTGACATTGCTCGAATTCGTTTTTTAAACTTGCGCAAAGTAAACAGTACACATTTTATAAAAGacgaacgaatatttttttgtttttacttcATATTTATTCCATATCTTCAGGTCGCAAGATTCGTGGTGTCGCCGGGTCAGGATCTGTTGATTCCCCACTACGTCGTAGTTCTCGAGTTAAAACAGCCGTTAAACATTATGAATCCTCGCCTGAATCGCCCTTAAGTGACGCTAGTAGCGTTAATAATACACAGTTAACAAGAATTCCAAAACGACGAACGGGTACTATGGACAGTTTAGCAATAACTGAAAGGAGCAAACTCTTCCGTTCCAGAAGAAATTCTGCAGCATCAGATATCAGCGAAGTCACAGAAATAGATGTTGTTGTCACACCAACGAAAAGAACTAAAAGTTTGGCTACAAGTGATACACTTAACAAGTCTAATAGTCGAGCAAGGtattcaaattgaaaaatgatCTCACAAAAATGTTGTAGAAAGATAACTGAAAAGCAATGGAGGCACCAAGAAACTGATGTCAATGTGCAATTTCTTAtgtatactatatatttttaaGGAAATTATGTCCtaatatttaaaagaagatgtttttttaaataaaatattattcaaaatagtTTACGTTCATTAAACtacatttttttacattattgTAATTCTTTTATATTCTGTTTGCTTTTAGTAAGCGATTGACAAGAGCTGGCTCAGAAGCAAAATCGCCACCCACAACAAGAATTACACGTCGAACAAGAGCTAGTTCCATGGGACCTGAAGCTACACCAGATAAGAAATTTACAGAAATGAATCAAACTGAAGTAGATACACCTATTAAAACAAAAAGGCGAGCATCGATATTACCTTTAGAAGCAACTGTTCTAGAAGAAACAGAAGAAATCATAAAGAATCCTATGGTAACATTAGAGCGTACATTGCCTAATGTTCAAGAACTTGAAAATGAAATAGGTAAATTAtcatttcaaattttgttttcgcgaaacatgtatatttaatttaaaaaaactttagttgaattataataatattgtgtGTTAAATTTTAGGTATTGAAAATTCTAGTAAAAAACAGGCACATAAAATATTATCAGTTTCACTAGAGAAACTTAATTATGACAACCTAGATAAAAAAAGAGATGATGTTTGTGGtaagtataattaatttttattatgcaTTCCTAtttcttttgtattatttaaattctaatattttattataaattattaatttttcatacaaaTATTTCTATACTCCATTCAATAAGTCAAATCACCAAATATCAACAAAGCATGCACAGTCCAAAAATCTTGCACTGAAAATGTCACaatatttaaggaatgcttttcgGTTTTGAACCTCGCCATGTGCATTTGTTTATAGCTGGTGACTTGATTTATTGAACAAACTAGACATTGTTGTAATCAAAAACTTTTAATGTCACTTTACTACCTCGTagtagaaaataaattgtaattactatTCACATTTGTAACAGTTGAGGAAGTACACGACAATTCCGCGGAAAATTCTTCAAGCACCTCTGAAGTTGTTAAAATGGATGTACCTGATGATAATAAAAAACAAATGTCAACTGACAATGAAAACGTTTTGGGGCAGAGTGAAAGTGTTGTAGAACAGAGGGAAAACCTTTCTACAGATACTGTAATAGAAGCAGAATCATTAGAACATAATGTGTCTGAAGTGCTGTCACAGAGTATGAATTCTGACACATCCAAGGAACCAGAATTGGAAGtcgaaaatgtattaaataattcaataaaagaAGAGATTAAAGATCTTAACAATAAAGAAAATCATGCAACAAATATTATTAGTGATTCACAAAGTAAAGATGATATTATTTCTAATGTATTATTGCAAAGTCCAAAACCATTATCTGTAAGTAATATCAACGCGAGTAAATTAACTAAAGAAAAATGCAAATCTCCTAATATTGAAACTGCAATCTATCGACAGTCAAAAGAATCATCAGAATTAACAAGTGATATTGTTTCTGTGAAAGAAACTAGCAATAACAGTGATGCAACTAATAATTCAACAAACACAAGTATTATCACATTGATAAAAGAACAGGATCCAGACACTTCTGATAATATGCAAAAATTAGTACTAAGTACAGACACTGAATCATTAAGTGAGGCTCCACTTAGTGAAACTGCAAATAAAAATACTGTGTATATAGAAATGTGTGAAGATTCAAGCTTTGATGAAAGTATTCAAATTGTAGAGTGTACAGAAAATATTAGTAAAACAGATAATGAGAAGTCTATTGAAATAGATAATCAACCTAAAGAATCAACAGAGATTTTCTTGGATAATCAAAAATGTAATGAAGATGCAAATATGATGGATGTTTCAAGTTTAcatgaagaaaatataaataagaatGAAGAATTTGAGAATGACACTACAAGTCAAATTATGGTTACAGATGATAAATGTGAAACAATAGAGGGTGTTGCTGAATCAGACATGTCAAAAAATATGGAAACTGAGGTACTAAACTCTACAGAAACACTTTCTTCTTCTGATTTAAATAAAGTAAGATCGTCAAAGTCGTCAAATGAATGCTTAATTGAAAGTAAATGTTCCATCActtcaaaaaatgaaaataccacaaataatttacagaatatagaagaaacgaataatttgctCGCTTGTCCGAATACAACACAAGAGTCTTCAGATGCTCATACAAGCTTAGAGGATTCTGTATCTACtgataaaagtaaaaaaaatgtaactAATGTGGTTAAAAGTAGTCATTCTTCTATTGTTACAGAAATACCAGCTGAATCTGGTGAAGAAGTGACTGAAAAAGAACTGTCACAGAAAACTTCTATATTGGATGATTCTTTAGTTACAGAAAAACAATCTCTGCATAAATCAGAATCAAGTAATGAACAAAAGAAAGCAAAAGTGAATCTAGAAACGTGTAAGAAAAGCTCAGAAAGTATAGAAGTCGACGATATTGATTCTGATACAAATACCGCAAATTTATTTCAAGATATTCCAGCCGAagagtggaaagaaaaaaataatgacGTTGATCAAATTTCGGTCCGTTCTTCAATGTCGACAGAAATATTAGACAATGAAAGTGAAACGGAATGTGATCTTATTTTAGTTGATAGAGAAGCATGGCTAGCTGCTGAAAACAtaaaaatggagaaagaaaaggaaacgtttGATTATGATTCAGATGATACTGTTCTCTTAAAAGTACGAAAAGATTCTTTAAAAACACACGGCAATGAAAAAACGGCGAATGTATTAAAAGATGATTGTAAGATGAATGTTAGTGGAAGTAAAACTTCAAATACAAATAAGCGAAAATCAATGCAGCAAGAAGAAACTGCAGACTCAGAACATGGAATGGAAGGTTTAGAAGATGCAGAAGATAATATGACCCAAGATACAGAAGAAGTGATAGATATAGGAAATATGAGCAAAAGAAAGTCTATAATAAAAGTAACTAAAGAACAGAATACCGCCAAAAGCAATACTTCAATTCAAAAGTCCATGGAAGAAAAAAGTATATCTGAGTCACATGAAACAACAgagacgaatgaaaatttaaataaattatctgCTGATTCACcattaaataaaagtaaattatctgaagattttccaaagaaacgaaaatcacTTAATAAATCAATTCAAGAAATGGGCAATGAATCTGAAAAATCTAATGAAATGgaaactacgaaaaagaagaaatcgttAAATAAGTCTAAATCCATAGAACGTGAGATGATTGAAAGTGATTCAAATGACGAAGATGCATATACAATTtccaagaaaaacaaaaaaaaacaatctttaCACGATTcttcaaagaaaaaaataatacagaaaCAGGCAGATGTAAATTTATCAGAAGAATCTGGTAATGAATCCAAAGAGTCTGAggtatttgaaaaaaagaacAGCGGTAGGAAAAGAAAGTTCAGTAGAAATCATTCTACTGTGGTCAATATTGATTCAGATTCTGATGTCAGTATACAAAATTTGGATTCTGACGATTCGCAGAATGAAAGCATGAAACTACCTAAATTTCTATTTGGCGGGGGAAGCGACGATGAcagtgatgatgatgataataaatcTAATAAAAGTATAGATTCTGATATTCAAAGAGAATACAATCTTCATGGTGAAGATATCTCTAAGTTTTCTGATGATGATGTTCCAGGAGATGAATGCAGAGCATCAGAAACAGAATCATCAGATCCAGATGATAATGGATCAGATCTTATAGATTTTGTAGTTGATGATGATGaagttgaagaagaagaagttgaAGAAGAGGAGAATGAAGAATTGGACAATGATGAAGATCCTGAAGGAAATAAAAAACAAGATAAAGAAGTATTAGAAGAACAAGATGAAGAAGCAGTAGACGAACAAGATGTAGAAATATCAGAAGAACAAGATGAAGAAGCACTAGCAGAACGAGATGTAGAAGCATTTGAAGAACAAGATGAAGAAACGTTAGAAGAACGAAATGAagagatggaacaggaaatggttgaaattGAAGATGAAGTACAAGAGAAAGTAACTGAAGAAgataataattcaaataaagATGGACAAGAAATTATTGATGACGAAAACGCAAATAAATCAATGGATAAttctaataaagaaaagaataaacCAAGAAAATCCGTAGATACAAGTTTGTCTAAAACGATCGAGAAcggtaaaaaagagaaaaaaaagtctAAAATGGATATGAGTCAGATAGAAACTGATGAACATTTCTCATCTTATTCACCTCTTTCAAACTCTTGTAAAACGAAAAAAACAAAACTGAAACGTGTCTCGAATGAATTTTCCGATAGTACGGACCAAGTACTAAATGAGTCACAGTTATATGTTCAAAAGATGCATGAACATAGTAAGACACTGGAGTGTAGTACTCCTAAAAGTGgttcgttgaaaaaagaaaaatttaacacAAGTTTAGGAACTACTTGTGTAACATTATCCAACAAAACATGTGAAATCGAAGAAGGTAATTATTCTAATAAGGAAAAAGTTGAAAATAGAACACCAGGAATGGAAAACAGTTCGAAGAAATTAAGTAAAGAAAAAAGCAAAGATAATTTCATGTGTAGAAGTTTTCCATCTGAATTAATTGAATCAATAGAAAAAACAAATCTTTCAAGACCAATGTCTTCTAAAGTAGCTGATTTAAATAAAACTGTATTGACACCAAATATTGAATCACCTActataaaatacttaaaaaaagaaaaattgaatgaaaGTGCACCAGAATTGAAGTTtgataataaatgtataaaatcaATTAACAGCAGTATAAATAATGAACAAAGTAGAACATTAAGTTCATTTGAGAAAGTAAATGTACATATCGAAGAATCAAATGTAAAAGCCTCTCAGGAGGTAAATGCCTCATTAAGAAAAAAACTGCTTAAAGTAGCTGACACCATATTAGAAACTGAtcaaaagaaaaggaagaaacgaaaacaacCGATAGTAGCAAAGACTAATTTCACCTTATTTGATGAAGACAATTCCAAAGAGAATAAGGATTCACAAATTATGGAAAAAACTGAAACACGCGTTATTTCTATTCCTAATATTGATGAGAATGATGAAGCAGAAATTCTTTCGAATGAGAAAACACAGaagcggaaaaagaaaaagacaatACGTGTTGAAAAACCTCTAAAAGAAGATACATGTGAGGACTTCAATGAAATAAAAGCAGAAATCAATGATAGACCAATATATaatgaaagtaaaaagaaaaagaaacgacagaAGATTATTGAGGATGTTACTGAATGTACAAACATAAATCTAGAGAGTAAAGTATCTACAAAAAAGAAAGGTAAAAATGAGAAGAAGGTTCTTTTGCCATCTGCACAAATTTCAGCTGAAGAATTGCAGAATAAAAAGtcgaaattatttaaagacATTGCCTCAGAAggtgaacaaattttaattgaaaaattgcctaagaaaaagaagaagtcaTTAAACGATATTGAATTACAAGATGTACAAATTTCAACTGAAAAATTATCTAAGAAAaaacagaaattaataaaagatgTTGCTTCAGAAGATGAAcagattttaattgaaaaatttcctaAGAAAAAGAAGTTATCAAATGATACTGCATCACATGATATACTAATTTCAACTGAGAAATCACCTAGCAAAAAACAGAAGTTATTAAAAGATAATGCTTCAGAAGGTGAAAatgttttcattgaaaaattgccgaagaagaaaaagaagttaTTAAACAATATTGCGTCACAAGATGTACAATTTTCAGCTGAAAAATTAcataagaaaaaacaaaaattaataaaagatgTCGCTTCAGAAggtgaacaaattttaattaaaaaattgcctaaaaaaaagaagaagttaTCAAATGATAATGCATCACAAAATGTAGCAATTTCAGCTGATAAATTAtctaaaaacaaacaaaaaatattatcaaaagaTCTACAATGTGCAGAAGCTTCACTTGAAAAATTGCCtaagaaaatgcaaaaattaTTATCACAAAAGATTTCACAAGATAAAGGAAGATTAAGTAAAACATCCAACAAGTCCCATCAATTAAGTGATGCAGAATTGGATTCAGATAAAGGACCAGAAGTAGTTGCATTTTCTAAATCCCGAGATAAAGCATTAGAAGTTTTAAAACATACTATTGATAACATTAAAGTTAATAAAGAACTAAAAAAGAAGCAACGAAGAGAACATATAGAAAAGATgcaagaaggaaaagaaattgaaattcagAAACCAGAATTCAAAACTCAGTATCGTATTAAACGACTTCCTGATGAAGTCCTTGAAAATCTTCCAGACGTCCCGTTGAAACAAGTAAAAaggagaaaattaataaaatctcAAGAGCAAGTATTACCAACGCGTTCTATGTTTGATTCAAAGGTTAAAGAAAGTAAGAGTGTGGATgaggaaaatttcattccattaaGTTCCTACGGAGGTACAACTCAGTTTAGTGTCGTCAATCttcagaaatttaaaaaaaagaaagaagtctCAGAAGTAGTCGCGTTTAGACAGAAAATACTTGCTAAGAATCCTCGACAACCTGTTTCAGCTTATTTAATGTATTTAGAGAAACAAAAGACGTCGACTAAAACTAAGTTTTATAATAAACCATACTAAACTGTTAATTTATCTTCCATATAATATGATCTGCAAGCATTGTAGAATATAATTTCAAGTTTAGTACTTGGGTGTAATTGTAATAATTGCtgtgtttttttaaatattttatagcaGTTAGAAGTATTAAATAGTTGGTTATTGTAATCTAGTGTAaagtaatgtatattttttaatatgaaTAGTTGATGCACTTCAGTAAATGGATGCCAAATTATTATTGAATACTGATTGAATGTTTTTGTTATGATAAATTCATTGTTTTACAATAAATTGCGgtctaatataaaaataaagcatTATAAATGTTTGCAAAATCCCAAATTTGTTATATCTTTATAAACAACGTGTAAATTTTTCATTCTGTAAtagaaatgtattatttttcgttAAGTAATTGATATAATTTGCAGTACTTAACGGAAAGGTAATTGAAGGTACCGatctaaaattgaatattttaaaaaatttttaatttgcaaaTTTATATCCTCCGCATAGTAGAATTAATACATGCAGAAATTTATACCAAATTTAAATTACACATAGTAAAAAAGTTTATTAACAATacaatatttgtacatttctaGCAAATGATTATCGAAATGGGAATTATTTGTTACATGACAGTGTTCTCTAGTTATCGGTATTTTGCTTTATAATTGGTACTAATATTATTAGAATTATAATTCTTTAATGGTTTCCTCTGAAATACAATGTACAAACCAGCAGGTTCTTTTAAGCACGTATTACACAATCCTCGGGCACTTCTCTTTTTAAATTCAAGAAACAAGCACCACTTGCCGCATTATTTTCTCCTGTGAATATAACGCACGCTAACCCATTCACTGCCATATGCTGCCATAGTTTCTGTGTCCATTTATTTACCGTACGAAACGTTTTCTCTACTCggtcattttttaatttctcatctCCTATCCTAACATGACATAAAGTAAAAGCGTGTTCCATTGCTATTTGAGAAGCTCGATTTATGGCTTGTTTATCATTATCTGCAACTACAAGTCGCACCTGCAATAAAAGTACAATTGCGATAAAAGAAAAGCAAAAGTTATTAATTTAAACAGTTAAATAGTTTATAATTTAAACGCATACTTCATcgtttttatcaaaattttcatcatCCATAATATTAATGGAAGAAGTCAAATACTTAGAGTATTCGTTCATGACTTCTTCGTTACCCACAACCGCTGCTGTTTTCTGGTCTCTTGTTACGTGTTTGAAAAGTGAAGTAGCATATTTTCCTATTTCTGTTTTTAATGTCCGTTGAGCATTACATTTTCCTACTtccatttttagaatttttatgtTGCATCGACCAAGTAATACAGCATCTCCATATTGTATACTATTTGATAATTTTAATTGTGTTAATTTCATTGAAGCTTTTGAATCTTCAGTTGGACAATGCCCATCTTTATTTTCCTGTATTCTTTCACCAAGAAATTCCCTAACTAAagtttgtaattttgtttttctgtACCTGTTTTAAATATAATGATTAgcataatttgtttaaaaaaaaa includes these proteins:
- the LOC143148252 gene encoding uncharacterized protein LOC143148252 isoform X1, which encodes MPRSTKDSDEEIDVKAGRKIRGVAGSGSVDSPLRRSSRVKTAVKHYESSPESPLSDASSVNNTQLTRIPKRRTGTMDSLAITERSKLFRSRRNSAASDISEVTEIDVVVTPTKRTKSLATSDTLNKSNSRASKRLTRAGSEAKSPPTTRITRRTRASSMGPEATPDKKFTEMNQTEVDTPIKTKRRASILPLEATVLEETEEIIKNPMVTLERTLPNVQELENEIGIENSSKKQAHKILSVSLEKLNYDNLDKKRDDVCVEEVHDNSAENSSSTSEVVKMDVPDDNKKQMSTDNENVLGQSESVVEQRENLSTDTVIEAESLEHNVSEVLSQSMNSDTSKEPELEVENVLNNSIKEEIKDLNNKENHATNIISDSQSKDDIISNVLLQSPKPLSVSNINASKLTKEKCKSPNIETAIYRQSKESSELTSDIVSVKETSNNSDATNNSTNTSIITLIKEQDPDTSDNMQKLVLSTDTESLSEAPLSETANKNTVYIEMCEDSSFDESIQIVECTENISKTDNEKSIEIDNQPKESTEIFLDNQKCNEDANMMDVSSLHEENINKNEEFENDTTSQIMVTDDKCETIEGVAESDMSKNMETEVLNSTETLSSSDLNKVRSSKSSNECLIESKCSITSKNENTTNNLQNIEETNNLLACPNTTQESSDAHTSLEDSVSTDKSKKNVTNVVKSSHSSIVTEIPAESGEEVTEKELSQKTSILDDSLVTEKQSLHKSESSNEQKKAKVNLETCKKSSESIEVDDIDSDTNTANLFQDIPAEEWKEKNNDVDQISVRSSMSTEILDNESETECDLILVDREAWLAAENIKMEKEKETFDYDSDDTVLLKVRKDSLKTHGNEKTANVLKDDCKMNVSGSKTSNTNKRKSMQQEETADSEHGMEGLEDAEDNMTQDTEEVIDIGNMSKRKSIIKVTKEQNTAKSNTSIQKSMEEKSISESHETTETNENLNKLSADSPLNKSKLSEDFPKKRKSLNKSIQEMGNESEKSNEMETTKKKKSLNKSKSIEREMIESDSNDEDAYTISKKNKKKQSLHDSSKKKIIQKQADVNLSEESGNESKESEVFEKKNSGRKRKFSRNHSTVVNIDSDSDVSIQNLDSDDSQNESMKLPKFLFGGGSDDDSDDDDNKSNKSIDSDIQREYNLHGEDISKFSDDDVPGDECRASETESSDPDDNGSDLIDFVVDDDEVEEEEVEEEENEELDNDEDPEGNKKQDKEVLEEQDEEAVDEQDVEISEEQDEEALAERDVEAFEEQDEETLEERNEEMEQEMVEIEDEVQEKVTEEDNNSNKDGQEIIDDENANKSMDNSNKEKNKPRKSVDTSLSKTIENGKKEKKKSKMDMSQIETDEHFSSYSPLSNSCKTKKTKLKRVSNEFSDSTDQVLNESQLYVQKMHEHSKTLECSTPKSGSLKKEKFNTSLGTTCVTLSNKTCEIEEGNYSNKEKVENRTPGMENSSKKLSKEKSKDNFMCRSFPSELIESIEKTNLSRPMSSKVADLNKTVLTPNIESPTIKYLKKEKLNESAPELKFDNKCIKSINSSINNEQSRTLSSFEKVNVHIEESNVKASQEVNASLRKKLLKVADTILETDQKKRKKRKQPIVAKTNFTLFDEDNSKENKDSQIMEKTETRVISIPNIDENDEAEILSNEKTQKRKKKKTIRVEKPLKEDTCEDFNEIKAEINDRPIYNESKKKKKRQKIIEDVTECTNINLESKVSTKKKGKNEKKVLLPSAQISAEELQNKKSKLFKDIASEGEQILIEKLPKKKKKSLNDIELQDVQISTEKLSKKKQKLIKDVASEDEQILIEKFPKKKKLSNDTASHDILISTEKSPSKKQKLLKDNASEGENVFIEKLPKKKKKLLNNIASQDVQFSAEKLHKKKQKLIKDVASEGEQILIKKLPKKKKKLSNDNASQNVAISADKLSKNKQKILSKDLQCAEASLEKLPKKMQKLLSQKISQDKGRLSKTSNKSHQLSDAELDSDKGPEVVAFSKSRDKALEVLKHTIDNIKVNKELKKKQRREHIEKMQEGKEIEIQKPEFKTQYRIKRLPDEVLENLPDVPLKQVKRRKLIKSQEQVLPTRSMFDSKVKESKSVDEENFIPLSSYGGTTQFSVVNLQKFKKKKEVSEVVAFRQKILAKNPRQPVSAYLMYLEKQKTSTKTKFYNKPY